In Shinella sp. XGS7, a single genomic region encodes these proteins:
- a CDS encoding DUF2087 domain-containing protein, whose protein sequence is MSRELIPCPIPDLSSFAKTLRRQLAEATPAEHLPSHLSLMNMLARAAGHRNLQTLKASKATGPAANAASAAPPNPGRLPERLRLAPQRGPRDPALSETADRALRQFDEHGRLMRWPTKYSVQRLAIWGLWLHFDAKRPYTEAEVNTILRARHAFGDHCTLRRELVNMKLLTRTPDGAVYRKCPARPDAETTALLRALRERSQPA, encoded by the coding sequence ATGAGCCGTGAACTGATCCCCTGTCCGATTCCGGACCTCTCGAGCTTCGCCAAGACCCTGCGTCGCCAACTGGCCGAAGCCACCCCCGCCGAGCATCTGCCCAGCCATCTGAGCCTGATGAATATGCTGGCGCGCGCCGCCGGTCATCGCAATCTGCAGACCCTGAAGGCGTCAAAGGCCACCGGGCCGGCGGCGAATGCCGCGTCGGCAGCCCCGCCCAACCCCGGCCGCCTGCCCGAGCGCCTGCGCCTGGCACCCCAGCGCGGGCCGCGCGATCCGGCGCTGAGCGAGACTGCCGACCGCGCCCTGCGCCAGTTCGACGAGCACGGCCGGCTGATGCGCTGGCCCACCAAGTACAGCGTGCAGCGCCTGGCGATCTGGGGCCTGTGGCTGCACTTCGATGCCAAGCGTCCCTACACCGAGGCCGAGGTCAACACCATCCTGCGCGCGCGCCACGCCTTCGGCGATCACTGCACCCTGCGCCGCGAGCTGGTGAACATGAAGCTGCTCACCCGCACACCGGATGGCGCGGTCTACCGCAAATGCCCGGCCCGGCCGGACGCCGAGACCACCGCCCTGCTGCGCGCGCTGCGCGAGCGCAGCCAGCCGGCATAA